A single window of Haliotis asinina isolate JCU_RB_2024 chromosome 5, JCU_Hal_asi_v2, whole genome shotgun sequence DNA harbors:
- the LOC137283713 gene encoding noggin-2-like, producing the protein MRVNDVVHSVMSVVVGVQLLGDVLGDMPPFLRRAIQPPLAVNPASHGLMLKIPTRDSDLLRLKPRKKHLKTHKLMKRLSGDFDKNFMSVERPNLVNEVIVQQVQDDTVDAVQRLDIDLTDINGIQLQLNQSVIQAMQSWLVRRASCPVHYLWEDLGSFFWPRWIKRGECVGTPSCSWPPGMHCIPTKSRRIKILRWHCRPWRGNRGRGRRPSRHGGNTNDDSNNTEGWVRPHRGRHVKLGKRCKWVKVPYPITDSCYCGC; encoded by the coding sequence ATGAGGGTGAATGACGTTGTTCACAGTGTGATGTCAGTGGTCGTGGGCGTCCAGTTGCTCGGTGACGTTCTAGGCGACATGCCTCCGTTCCTGAGAAGGGCCATACAGCCTCCACTTGCCGTGAACCCGGCATCTCATGGACTGATGTTGAAGATACCCACCCGTGATTCTGACCTTCTCAGGCTCAAACCCAGAAAGAAACATCTCAAGACACACAAACTCATGAAAAGACTTTCTGGGGATTTTGACAAAAACTTCATGTCTGTCGAAAGACCGAACCTTGTTAATGAAGTCATAGTTCAGCAAGTGCAAGACGACACCGTGGACGCAGTGCAGAGACTCGACATCGACCTTACCGACATCAACGGCATACAGCTCCAACTGAACCAATCGGTGATACAAGCGATGCAGTCTTGGCTGGTCCGTAGGGCTTCGTGCCCAGTGCACTACCTCTGGGAGGACCTAGGCAGCTTCTTCTGGCCGCGCTGGATCAAACGTGGTGAATGTGTAGGGACACCTTCCTGTTCCTGGCCGCCGGGGATGCACTGTATCCCCACTAAATCACGACGAATCAAGATTCTCAGGTGGCACTGTCGACCGTGGCGGGGAAACAGAGGTCGTGGCAGACGACCCTCACGACATGGCGGAAACACGAATGACGATTCCAACAACACAGAAGGGTGGGTGAGACCCCACAGAGGCCGCCATGTTAAACTCGGGAAAAGATGTAAATGGGTAAAGGTGCCTTACCCAATCACAGACTCGTGCTATTGTGGATGTTGA